A window of the Thiomicrospira microaerophila genome harbors these coding sequences:
- the tnpA gene encoding IS200/IS605 family transposase, with protein sequence MQVNNDVRTGRHCVFNLHVHLVFVTKYRRDVFSERVLIELEEIFKNVCLDFEAELVEFNGEHDHVHLLINYPPKVAISNLVNSLKGVSSRLIRKKHYPEIQKKLWGNMLWSPSYFAGSCGGAPLSIIKQYIEQQQRPH encoded by the coding sequence ATGCAAGTTAATAACGATGTAAGAACAGGAAGACACTGTGTTTTTAATCTTCATGTTCATTTGGTCTTTGTCACAAAATACCGCAGAGATGTATTTTCTGAACGGGTTTTAATAGAACTAGAAGAAATATTTAAAAATGTTTGTTTGGACTTTGAAGCGGAATTGGTTGAGTTTAACGGTGAACATGACCATGTACATCTTTTGATTAATTACCCGCCTAAAGTCGCTATTTCTAATTTGGTGAATAGTTTGAAAGGGGTTTCAAGCCGCCTTATTAGAAAGAAACATTACCCTGAAATTCAAAAAAAGCTTTGGGGAAATATGCTTTGGAGTCCGAGTTATTTTGCGGGTAGTTGTGGTGGTGCACCACTCTCGATTATTAAGCAATATATTGAACAACAGCAAAGACCGCATTAA
- a CDS encoding RNA-guided endonuclease InsQ/TnpB family protein, translating into MKQTIRKAFKFRLNPNSDQVQKMVEFAGANRFVWNKALALNLSRLENKQPMLWYNELAFWLGLWKQSDEYGFLKTVHSQPLQQTLKSLERAFKDGFDKKQPLKRIPRFKKKGLSDSFRYPQGFKLEQASNKVFLPKIGWVKYRNSRQVIGDVKNMTISCKGKYWYVSIQTEYEADIKRHSSISMVGIDMGITRFATLSDGSYVSPLNSFRKLSKKLAFEQRKLSKKVRFSANWKKQKQIITRLHERIANARLDFLHKSSTEISKNHAMIVVEDLKVRNMSKSAKGDITRPGRNVKAKSALNKSILDQGWGMFVQMLEYKQYWSGGEVLKVNPKHTSQTCPSCGHVSKDNRLTQSRFECVECGYSENADVVGALNVLARGHRVLACGVETLVSTLKQEPVFTESACV; encoded by the coding sequence ATGAAACAAACTATCCGCAAAGCCTTTAAATTCCGACTCAATCCTAATTCTGACCAAGTGCAGAAGATGGTTGAGTTTGCTGGTGCTAATCGGTTTGTGTGGAATAAAGCGTTAGCGTTAAACTTGTCTCGGCTTGAAAATAAACAACCGATGCTGTGGTATAACGAGTTAGCGTTTTGGTTGGGTTTGTGGAAGCAATCTGATGAATACGGTTTTTTAAAAACCGTTCATTCTCAGCCGCTACAGCAAACGCTTAAAAGCCTTGAGCGTGCTTTTAAAGACGGTTTTGATAAAAAACAGCCTTTAAAACGGATTCCAAGATTCAAGAAAAAAGGCTTGAGTGATAGCTTTCGCTATCCACAAGGATTTAAGCTGGAGCAAGCGTCTAACAAAGTGTTTTTACCTAAAATCGGTTGGGTGAAGTATCGCAACAGCCGACAAGTTATCGGCGATGTGAAAAACATGACGATTTCTTGCAAGGGAAAATATTGGTATGTGTCGATTCAGACTGAGTACGAGGCCGATATAAAGCGTCATAGCTCAATCAGCATGGTTGGTATTGATATGGGTATTACCCGTTTTGCAACCTTGTCAGATGGCTCATACGTATCGCCTTTAAACAGTTTTCGTAAGTTGTCAAAGAAACTGGCTTTTGAGCAGCGCAAGCTGTCTAAAAAAGTCCGTTTCTCTGCTAACTGGAAAAAGCAGAAACAAATCATTACACGGCTGCATGAGCGTATTGCCAATGCGCGTTTAGACTTCTTACACAAATCCTCAACCGAAATCAGCAAAAACCACGCAATGATTGTGGTTGAGGATTTAAAAGTAAGAAACATGTCGAAATCAGCTAAGGGCGATATAACCAGGCCTGGTCGAAACGTGAAAGCTAAGTCAGCGTTGAATAAATCTATCCTTGACCAAGGATGGGGAATGTTTGTGCAAATGCTGGAGTATAAGCAATACTGGTCAGGTGGCGAGGTGTTAAAGGTTAATCCCAAGCACACCTCGCAAACCTGCCCTAGCTGCGGACACGTAAGTAAAGATAATCGCTTAACCCAGTCACGATTTGAATGTGTTGAGTGTGGTTACAGTGAAAACGCCGATGTTGTCGGTGCATTGAATGTATTAGCCCGAGGACATCGGGTGTTAGCCTGTGGAGTTGAAACGTTAGTTTCGACCTTGAAGCAGGAACCCGTTTTTACCGAAAGCGCTTGCGTATAA